Proteins from a genomic interval of Gordonia sp. SL306:
- the mftD gene encoding pre-mycofactocin synthase MftD (MftD, an enzyme found in the mycofactocin biosynthesis locus, performs an oxidative deamination of 3-amino-5-[(p-hydroxyphenyl)methyl]-4,4-dimethyl-2-pyrrolidinone (AHDP). The resulting compound, now called pre-mycofactocin (PMFT), is a biologically active redox cofactor that can oxidize the non-exchangeable NADH of TIGR03971 family SDR-type oxidoreductases.) yields MANPWARNPWFETVHEAQRRAKKRLPKSVYASLVAGTQAGITLNDNVNAFSELGFAPHVVGAQPDRELSTTVMGQELSFPVMISPTGVQAVDPDGEVAVARAAAARGTAMGLSSFASHPVEEVTAVNDKVFFQIYWLGTRDDILARAQRAKEAGAQGLIVTTDWVFNIGRDWGSPDIPEKVDFQALLKLAPEIAVKPRYALDWVRGGKVEIPDLTAPNLTPKGEQGPTFFGAYGQWMNTPPPTWEDLQWLREQWDGPFMVKGITRIDDAKRAVDIGASAISVSNHGGNNLDGTPATIRLLGPIADQVGNQVDVLLDGGVRRGSDVAKALALGARAVMVGRAYLWGLAANGQAGVENVLDLLRMGLDGVVMGLGHKSVHELSRNDLIIPEDFERTFGDN; encoded by the coding sequence ATGGCCAATCCCTGGGCCCGCAACCCGTGGTTCGAAACCGTTCACGAGGCGCAGCGTCGTGCGAAGAAGCGGCTGCCGAAGTCGGTGTACGCGTCGTTGGTCGCCGGTACGCAGGCCGGTATCACGCTGAACGACAACGTCAATGCGTTCTCCGAACTCGGCTTCGCGCCGCACGTGGTCGGCGCACAGCCGGATCGCGAGCTGTCCACCACGGTGATGGGCCAGGAGCTCTCGTTCCCGGTGATGATCTCGCCGACCGGCGTGCAGGCCGTCGACCCCGACGGCGAGGTCGCGGTCGCCCGAGCGGCAGCCGCGCGGGGGACGGCCATGGGGCTGTCGAGCTTCGCATCGCATCCGGTGGAAGAGGTCACCGCCGTCAACGACAAGGTCTTCTTCCAGATCTACTGGCTGGGCACGCGTGACGACATCCTCGCTCGCGCACAGCGAGCCAAGGAGGCAGGCGCCCAGGGGCTCATCGTCACCACCGACTGGGTGTTCAACATCGGTCGCGACTGGGGCAGCCCGGACATCCCGGAGAAGGTCGATTTCCAGGCGCTGCTGAAACTGGCACCGGAGATCGCGGTCAAACCTCGCTACGCCCTCGACTGGGTCCGCGGCGGCAAGGTCGAGATCCCCGACCTCACCGCGCCCAACCTGACGCCCAAGGGGGAGCAGGGACCGACGTTCTTCGGAGCCTACGGCCAGTGGATGAACACTCCGCCGCCCACCTGGGAGGACCTGCAATGGCTGCGCGAGCAGTGGGACGGGCCGTTCATGGTCAAGGGCATCACCCGAATCGATGATGCCAAGCGGGCCGTCGACATCGGTGCGTCGGCCATCTCCGTCTCGAATCACGGTGGCAACAACCTGGACGGCACCCCGGCCACGATCCGGCTGCTCGGTCCGATCGCGGATCAGGTGGGCAATCAGGTCGACGTCCTGCTGGACGGTGGCGTCCGCCGGGGCAGCGACGTTGCCAAGGCCCTGGCCTTGGGCGCCCGGGCCGTCATGGTCGGCCGCGCCTACCTCTGGGGTCTGGCGGCGAACGGTCAGGCCGGTGTCGAGAACGTCCTCGACCTGCTACGCATGGGTCTCGACGGTGTGGTCATGGGGCTGGGGCACAAGAGTGTTCACGAACTGTCCCGGAACGACCTGATCATCCCGGAGGATTTCGAACGCACCTTCGGCGACAACTGA
- the mftC gene encoding mycofactocin radical SAM maturase (MftC is a radical SAM/SPASM enzyme that catalyzes the first two steps in biosynthesis of the electron carrier mycofactocin from the terminal Val-Tyr dipeptide of the precursor peptide MftA.), whose amino-acid sequence MTTLELPPTATDLVAPAPPAPKAPKVGRLVDQFEKGLDAPICLTWELTYACNLACVHCLSSSGKRDPRELSTEQCKAIIDELQRMQVFYVNIGGGEPTVRPDFWELVDYATSHQVGVKFSTNGLRIDKAVAERLAASDYVDVQISLDGATAEVNDAVRGPGSFDMAVRALENLHEAGFADAKISVVMTRQNVEQLDEFKALADRYNATLRITRLRPSGRGADVWDDLHPLPEQQRELYNWLVAHGDGVLTGDSFFHLSAFGGTDGGGALPGLNLCGAGRVVCLIDPVGDVYACPFAIHENFLAGNILTDGGFQQIWQHSDLFTELREPQNAGACTKCAHFDACRGGCMAAKFFTGLPLAGPDPECVQGYGEQLLAGERSKPTANKDHSRGTPLTLMTRQADGDLLPVGAPPSKSCDENPLAGFTL is encoded by the coding sequence ATGACCACATTGGAACTTCCGCCCACCGCAACGGATCTCGTCGCACCTGCGCCGCCTGCCCCGAAGGCCCCCAAGGTGGGACGGCTGGTCGACCAGTTCGAGAAGGGCCTAGACGCCCCGATCTGCCTGACCTGGGAGCTGACCTACGCGTGCAACCTCGCGTGTGTGCACTGCCTGTCGTCGTCGGGTAAGCGCGACCCGCGCGAGCTCTCCACCGAACAGTGCAAGGCGATCATCGACGAGCTGCAGCGCATGCAGGTCTTCTACGTCAACATCGGCGGCGGCGAACCGACCGTTCGGCCCGACTTCTGGGAGCTGGTCGACTACGCGACCAGCCACCAGGTCGGGGTGAAGTTCTCCACCAACGGATTACGAATCGACAAGGCAGTGGCGGAGCGTCTGGCTGCCTCGGATTACGTCGACGTACAGATCTCGCTCGACGGCGCCACCGCGGAGGTCAACGACGCGGTCCGCGGCCCGGGCTCCTTCGACATGGCGGTGCGCGCCCTGGAGAACCTGCACGAGGCGGGCTTCGCCGACGCGAAGATCAGCGTCGTGATGACGCGGCAGAACGTCGAGCAGCTCGACGAGTTCAAGGCGCTGGCCGACCGGTACAACGCGACCCTGCGCATCACCCGCTTGCGTCCATCGGGTCGCGGCGCCGACGTGTGGGACGATCTGCACCCGCTGCCCGAACAGCAGCGTGAGCTCTACAACTGGCTTGTCGCGCACGGGGACGGGGTACTGACCGGTGACTCGTTCTTCCATCTCTCCGCGTTCGGCGGGACCGATGGTGGTGGCGCACTCCCGGGGCTGAACCTGTGTGGTGCCGGCCGCGTGGTGTGCCTCATCGATCCGGTCGGCGATGTGTACGCCTGCCCGTTCGCGATCCACGAGAACTTCCTCGCCGGCAACATCCTCACCGACGGCGGCTTCCAGCAGATCTGGCAGCACTCGGATCTGTTCACCGAACTGCGCGAACCGCAGAACGCGGGAGCCTGCACGAAGTGCGCCCACTTCGATGCGTGCCGCGGCGGCTGTATGGCCGCGAAATTCTTCACCGGCCTGCCCCTTGCCGGGCCCGACCCGGAGTGCGTGCAAGGCTACGGCGAGCAGTTGCTGGCCGGTGAGCGCTCCAAACCGACTGCGAACAAAGATCATTCACGTGGCACGCCGCTGACGCTGATGACCCGCCAGGCCGACGGCGATCTGTTGCCGGTCGGTGCCCCGCCGTCGAAGAGCTGTGACGAGAACCCGCTCGCGGGCTTCACACTCTGA
- the mftB gene encoding mycofactocin biosynthesis chaperone MftB (MftB, a small protein, is a peptide chaperone that assists the radical SAM enzyme MftC in performing two modifications to the C-terminal Val-Tyr dipeptide of the mycofactocin precursor peptide, MftA. MftB's role is analogous to the role of PqqD in the biosynthesis of PQQ, a cofactor that derives entirely from a Tyr and a Glu in the precursor PqqA.) has translation MSTPASAPVSGGRLDAAAGTGPAPQFDSGGAWTLNPKVALRPEPFGALLYHFGTRKLSFLKNLTVVDIVSSLGDHASASDALAAAGIGEADRALYVQALGALADSGMIVPRPAA, from the coding sequence ATGTCGACCCCGGCATCCGCACCGGTGTCCGGCGGCCGCCTCGACGCGGCCGCCGGCACCGGCCCGGCACCGCAATTCGATTCCGGTGGGGCATGGACGCTCAATCCGAAGGTCGCTCTGCGGCCCGAGCCGTTCGGCGCGCTGCTCTACCATTTCGGCACCCGCAAGCTGTCCTTCCTGAAGAACCTGACAGTCGTGGACATCGTGTCCTCACTCGGCGACCACGCCAGTGCCTCGGACGCGTTGGCCGCCGCAGGCATCGGCGAAGCAGATCGTGCGCTCTACGTGCAGGCGCTCGGCGCGCTCGCCGACTCGGGCATGATCGTCCCCCGCCCCGCCGCCTGA
- the mftA gene encoding mycofactocin precursor MftA (Mycofactocin is a small molecule electron carrier derived from the final two amino acids, Val-Tyr, of MftA, the mycofactocin precursor. It plays a role in redox homeostasis and the metabolism of alcohols and aldehydes in Actinobacteria, including Mycobacterium tuberculosis.): MADQSATSTQDTELVGESLVEEVSIDGMCGVY; encoded by the coding sequence ATGGCCGATCAGTCAGCCACGTCGACGCAGGACACCGAGCTCGTGGGCGAGTCCCTCGTCGAAGAGGTGTCGATCGACGGGATGTGCGGGGTCTACTGA
- the mftR gene encoding mycofactocin system transcriptional regulator (MftR, the mycofactocin system transcriptional regulator, is an uncharacterized TetR family DNA-binding transcription factor. Its role is inferred by context. It occurs as part of the biosynthesis locus for mycofactocin, a partially characterized electron carrier derived from the terminal Val-Tyr dipeptide of the precursor peptide MftA, through a radical SAM enzyme-mediated process.), with protein sequence MNPSDAVHPLVRTAHAGRRPVTSRAQISAVAIDLFTARGFEETSVDDVADAVGIARRTLFRYYPSKNAIAWGDFDGHLAEMRALLAEIPDDLPIAEALGRALISFNEVPDTELTAHRRRMSLLLGVPALQAHSMLMYAEWRQVIADFCAHRLDLGEHDHLPQTIAWMCLGTALAAYEQWLAHPGSDLEALIVAGTRTLSQGVGALS encoded by the coding sequence ATGAACCCATCAGACGCGGTGCACCCACTCGTACGCACCGCGCACGCAGGTCGCCGACCGGTCACCTCGCGAGCCCAGATCAGTGCGGTCGCGATCGACCTCTTCACCGCCAGAGGCTTCGAGGAGACGAGCGTCGACGACGTCGCGGACGCGGTCGGCATCGCGCGCCGCACCCTGTTCCGCTACTACCCGTCCAAGAACGCGATCGCCTGGGGCGATTTCGACGGACATCTCGCCGAGATGCGCGCCCTGTTGGCCGAGATCCCCGACGATCTGCCGATCGCCGAGGCCCTGGGGCGCGCACTCATCTCGTTCAACGAGGTGCCCGACACCGAACTCACCGCCCACCGCCGACGGATGTCGCTGCTACTGGGAGTGCCCGCGCTCCAAGCACACTCGATGCTCATGTACGCGGAGTGGCGTCAGGTGATCGCCGACTTCTGCGCGCACCGCCTCGACCTGGGCGAGCACGACCATCTCCCCCAGACGATCGCCTGGATGTGCCTGGGCACCGCACTCGCCGCCTACGAGCAGTGGCTCGCCCACCCCGGCTCCGACCTCGAAGCCCTGATCGTCGCCGGTACACGTACTCTGTCGCAAGGAGTCGGCGCGCTGTCGTGA
- a CDS encoding ferredoxin--NADP reductase — MTELTPHGSRSVILTVAEVIDETADARSVVFELPDTLTESFTDYKPGQFLTLRIPSDQTGSVARCYSLASAPGTDKLPKVTVKRTVDGYGSNWVCDNLTAGAQIEVLPPSGVFTPKELDTELLLIAAGSGVTPVMSILKSALHGGSARVTFFYANRGVDDVIFADELRELQHAHADRLTVIHWLESLQGLPSHEVLTTTFRPYSGHAAYMCGPGPFMDAVHKGLAGAGFPHHNVHTEVYNSLSGDPFADVELDEVSEAEDAEAATVEVELDGETHSLRWPRKRSLVDIMLAAGLDAPYSCQEGECGSCACTLSEGTVEMENTGALDPEDIADGYILGCQAHPTSDSLKIEF, encoded by the coding sequence ATGACCGAGTTGACACCGCATGGCTCGCGCAGTGTGATCCTCACGGTCGCCGAGGTCATCGACGAGACCGCGGACGCCCGATCAGTCGTCTTCGAGCTCCCGGACACCCTCACCGAGTCCTTCACGGACTACAAGCCCGGCCAGTTCCTGACGCTGCGGATTCCGAGCGATCAGACCGGGTCGGTTGCGCGTTGCTATTCGCTCGCGTCCGCGCCCGGCACCGACAAGCTGCCGAAGGTCACCGTCAAACGTACGGTCGACGGTTACGGATCCAATTGGGTCTGCGACAACCTCACCGCCGGCGCCCAGATCGAGGTGCTGCCGCCCTCCGGTGTCTTCACCCCCAAGGAACTCGACACCGAGTTGCTGCTCATCGCGGCGGGCAGCGGTGTCACCCCGGTGATGTCCATCCTGAAATCGGCCCTGCACGGCGGCTCCGCCCGGGTCACCTTCTTCTACGCCAACCGCGGCGTCGACGACGTGATCTTCGCCGATGAGTTGCGCGAACTACAGCACGCGCACGCCGATCGACTCACGGTGATCCACTGGCTCGAGTCCCTCCAGGGGCTGCCGAGCCATGAAGTGCTGACCACCACCTTCCGGCCGTACTCCGGGCACGCCGCCTACATGTGCGGTCCCGGTCCGTTCATGGACGCGGTCCACAAAGGCCTTGCGGGCGCCGGATTTCCGCATCACAACGTGCACACCGAGGTATACAACTCGCTGTCCGGGGACCCGTTTGCCGACGTGGAACTCGACGAGGTCAGCGAGGCCGAGGACGCCGAGGCCGCGACGGTCGAGGTGGAACTCGACGGCGAGACACACAGTCTGAGATGGCCGCGGAAACGGTCCCTGGTGGACATCATGCTGGCCGCGGGTCTCGACGCACCGTACTCCTGCCAAGAAGGCGAATGCGGTTCGTGCGCCTGCACCCTCAGCGAGGGTACGGTCGAGATGGAGAACACGGGGGCGCTCGATCCGGAGGACATCGCCGACGGTTACATCCTCGGATGCCAGGCGCACCCCACGTCGGACTCGCTCAAGATCGAGTTCTGA
- a CDS encoding DoxX-like family protein has product MNPERLARGLGGMLLTIGTLHFVAPKPFDEIIPKEIPADPRTLTYASGVAEVAIGAGLLAPRTRRPAAALAAALFVAVYPANINMVRLWKDKPAGMKAVAIGRLPLQFPMIWAAVKVFRSTPQSR; this is encoded by the coding sequence ATGAATCCCGAACGACTGGCACGTGGCCTCGGTGGCATGCTGTTGACCATCGGCACATTGCATTTCGTCGCACCGAAGCCGTTCGACGAGATCATCCCGAAAGAGATCCCCGCCGATCCGCGGACACTCACCTATGCATCAGGTGTCGCAGAGGTCGCCATCGGCGCCGGCCTGCTGGCACCGCGCACGCGACGCCCGGCTGCCGCACTGGCCGCCGCCCTCTTCGTCGCGGTCTACCCGGCGAACATCAACATGGTGCGACTGTGGAAGGACAAGCCTGCCGGGATGAAGGCCGTCGCGATCGGCCGGCTGCCGCTGCAGTTCCCGATGATCTGGGCCGCGGTCAAGGTGTTCCGCTCCACACCGCAGAGTCGCTGA
- a CDS encoding DNA alkylation repair protein, whose product MVAAFSATEIVAAVADLADPVRAASSARFFKTGPGEYGEGDVFVGVAVPPLRKVAKRFRGVQPSVIRELLDSPIHEHRLLALFLLRAEYERAPSGTEQIAWVELYLTALHDGRVDNWDLIDSSADPILGEWLVARADHQPLVELAEADDLWCRRAGIVGTFAFLKRGSPDATLAVIPVVIEDRRDLIQKATGWMLRELGKRVDRTVLTDYLGAHAAEMGRTALSYATEHLDPVERAHLRSLR is encoded by the coding sequence ATGGTCGCCGCGTTCTCGGCAACGGAGATCGTGGCCGCGGTCGCCGACCTCGCGGATCCTGTCCGGGCCGCGAGTTCCGCGCGCTTCTTCAAGACCGGGCCGGGCGAATACGGCGAGGGCGATGTGTTCGTCGGTGTCGCAGTGCCGCCGTTACGCAAGGTGGCCAAGAGATTTCGCGGAGTGCAGCCGAGCGTGATCCGTGAGCTGTTGGATTCGCCGATCCACGAGCATCGCCTGCTCGCCCTCTTCCTGCTCCGTGCCGAGTACGAGAGGGCTCCGTCCGGCACCGAGCAGATCGCCTGGGTCGAGCTCTATCTGACTGCCCTGCACGACGGGCGGGTGGACAACTGGGATCTCATCGACTCGTCGGCCGACCCGATCCTGGGCGAATGGCTGGTCGCGCGGGCCGACCACCAGCCGCTTGTCGAACTGGCGGAAGCCGACGACCTGTGGTGCCGACGAGCAGGCATCGTAGGGACGTTCGCATTCCTCAAGCGCGGGTCTCCCGATGCCACGCTCGCCGTGATCCCGGTTGTCATCGAGGATCGTCGTGACCTGATCCAGAAGGCGACCGGATGGATGTTGCGCGAACTCGGGAAACGCGTGGACCGCACCGTGCTGACCGATTACCTGGGTGCTCATGCTGCCGAGATGGGCCGTACCGCACTGAGTTACGCGACCGAGCACCTCGATCCCGTTGAACGGGCGCATCTGCGGTCTCTACGCTGA
- a CDS encoding NAD(P)/FAD-dependent oxidoreductase produces MSGSTAGVVVVGAGLGGIRVAESLRANNYAGTITLIGAEPHPPYDRPPLSKSVLLGKDDRVDLKPAEFFGDSSIDLRVGERVSAISPDDHTVTVERFDDPASSEIVAYETLVLATGLRPRSLPGADDVPGVHVLRSIDDALTLRGELEGATRAVVVGAGFIGCEVAASLNQRGLTVTLVEPAPTPLVAALGAEIGNLVTRLHVANGVDVRTGIGVDEVLSDGFRVRGVRLSDGAEVDADIVVVGIGSAPVIDYLDGSGIEVAPREVGGGIACDEHGVTSAPDVYALGDVANWRTENGGTRRVEHWTHTVEQASVVAHRIAKTDAMIPATPAYFWSDQYDLKIQVLGRPESTDEVHVVDDDGRKFLAYYSRDGILTGVVGAGKVGAVMKTRPKLLTRTPIADVIG; encoded by the coding sequence ATGAGTGGGTCAACCGCGGGTGTGGTGGTGGTGGGAGCGGGTCTGGGCGGGATCCGCGTCGCTGAGAGCCTGCGCGCCAACAACTATGCCGGAACCATCACGCTGATCGGGGCCGAGCCCCATCCGCCCTACGATCGCCCGCCGCTGTCGAAGTCGGTGCTGCTCGGCAAGGATGACCGCGTCGACCTGAAGCCTGCCGAGTTCTTCGGCGATTCGTCGATCGACCTGCGGGTCGGGGAGCGGGTGAGTGCCATCTCCCCGGACGATCACACGGTCACCGTCGAGCGTTTCGACGATCCCGCGAGCAGCGAGATCGTGGCGTACGAGACCCTGGTCCTCGCCACCGGGCTGCGGCCCCGGTCGCTGCCCGGTGCCGACGACGTGCCGGGTGTGCACGTCTTGCGCAGCATCGATGACGCTCTCACCCTGCGCGGTGAGCTCGAGGGTGCGACCCGGGCGGTCGTGGTGGGTGCCGGATTCATCGGCTGCGAGGTCGCGGCGAGTCTCAACCAGCGTGGCCTGACGGTGACCCTGGTCGAACCGGCACCGACTCCTCTTGTCGCGGCGCTGGGGGCCGAGATCGGCAACCTGGTCACCCGGCTGCATGTCGCCAACGGCGTCGACGTCCGCACGGGCATCGGGGTGGACGAGGTGCTGTCGGACGGCTTCCGGGTCCGCGGGGTGCGCCTGTCCGACGGCGCGGAGGTCGACGCCGACATCGTGGTGGTCGGAATCGGATCGGCGCCCGTCATCGACTATCTCGACGGTTCGGGCATCGAGGTCGCCCCCCGTGAGGTCGGTGGCGGAATCGCCTGTGACGAACACGGTGTGACGTCTGCGCCCGACGTCTATGCCCTCGGCGATGTGGCCAACTGGCGCACCGAGAACGGTGGCACACGGCGGGTCGAGCACTGGACGCACACGGTCGAGCAGGCGAGTGTCGTCGCGCACCGGATCGCGAAGACGGACGCGATGATCCCCGCCACCCCCGCATACTTCTGGAGCGATCAGTACGATCTCAAGATCCAGGTCCTCGGCCGCCCGGAGTCGACCGACGAGGTCCACGTGGTGGACGACGACGGCCGAAAGTTCTTGGCCTACTACAGCCGTGACGGCATCCTGACCGGCGTGGTCGGTGCGGGCAAGGTCGGCGCGGTCATGAAGACGCGCCCGAAGCTCCTGACGCGGACCCCGATCGCCGACGTCATCGGCTGA
- a CDS encoding SDR family oxidoreductase codes for MSLRDRLSRNPDHDEIRSALRGKIIAITGGARGIGFETATQLFDAGAVVALGDVDEEAVGKAAADLGVEGFSVDVTDRKSFDDFLTGVEDSLGPIDVLINNAGIMPVGHFLSYDEALIRRTFDIDVIGVITGTQLAARRMVTRGRGQVVNIASVAGRLPTPGLTIYNGAKAAVIEFSEALDAELESTGVRISTVLPTFTRTGLISGLRTNSLVRPVDPEDVAAEVVSIIARPRVRVTAPRSMGWVHANATIPQRMKRMSRRMTKLDSMFLDYDHDQRAAYSQRIGADGR; via the coding sequence ATGTCCCTCCGCGACCGACTCAGCCGTAACCCCGATCATGACGAGATCCGATCCGCTCTGCGTGGCAAGATCATCGCCATCACCGGCGGTGCGCGCGGCATCGGATTCGAGACGGCCACACAGCTGTTCGACGCGGGCGCCGTCGTCGCCCTCGGCGATGTCGACGAGGAGGCGGTCGGCAAGGCGGCCGCCGACCTCGGAGTCGAGGGATTCTCCGTCGACGTCACCGACCGCAAGTCCTTCGACGATTTCCTCACCGGCGTCGAGGATTCCCTCGGCCCGATCGATGTACTGATCAACAACGCCGGGATCATGCCGGTCGGGCATTTCCTCTCCTACGACGAGGCCCTGATCCGGCGAACCTTCGACATCGATGTCATCGGGGTGATCACCGGAACCCAGCTCGCGGCCCGTCGGATGGTGACGCGGGGGCGCGGCCAGGTCGTCAACATCGCATCGGTCGCCGGACGTCTGCCCACTCCCGGACTGACCATCTACAACGGCGCGAAAGCCGCCGTCATCGAGTTCTCCGAGGCCCTCGATGCGGAGTTGGAATCCACCGGCGTGCGGATCAGTACGGTGCTGCCGACCTTCACCAGAACCGGTCTGATCTCGGGGCTCCGGACCAATTCGCTCGTCCGGCCGGTCGATCCCGAGGACGTCGCTGCAGAGGTCGTGTCGATCATCGCCCGGCCGCGGGTTCGCGTGACGGCCCCTCGGTCCATGGGCTGGGTGCATGCCAACGCGACGATCCCGCAGCGCATGAAGCGGATGTCGCGCCGAATGACCAAGCTGGACAGCATGTTCTTGGACTACGACCACGATCAGCGCGCAGCATACTCGCAGCGAATCGGCGCCGACGGGCGGTAG
- a CDS encoding TetR/AcrR family transcriptional regulator: MTTTRAPRKTRNTSSPEDQEQAILSAAGAEFTSVGVRRANMDEVAAQAGVSRSTLYRRFPNKEALLLAVANDLYERGMRRLEQAVVGLGPADAVVEAFAEGALMVSEDPLMRRLVLTDSEMKGITASVTALFIDMVTDRVAATLREAGATMPADDLLQAVELHVRLVISYLEVPTSDESRTQPEAVRALAAKYLAPMIW, encoded by the coding sequence ATGACGACGACACGGGCGCCGCGTAAGACGCGCAACACCTCGTCACCGGAGGATCAGGAACAGGCGATCCTCTCGGCGGCCGGGGCCGAGTTCACCTCGGTCGGGGTCCGGCGCGCAAACATGGATGAGGTCGCCGCGCAGGCGGGCGTCAGCCGGAGCACGCTCTACCGCCGCTTCCCCAACAAGGAGGCGCTGCTGCTGGCGGTGGCCAACGATCTCTACGAACGTGGCATGCGCCGTCTCGAACAGGCAGTCGTCGGGCTCGGACCCGCCGATGCGGTGGTCGAGGCCTTCGCCGAGGGCGCGCTGATGGTGTCCGAGGATCCGCTGATGCGCCGCCTGGTGCTCACCGACTCGGAGATGAAGGGCATCACCGCGTCGGTGACCGCCCTGTTCATCGACATGGTGACCGATCGGGTCGCTGCCACGCTACGGGAGGCAGGCGCCACGATGCCCGCGGACGATCTGCTGCAGGCGGTGGAGCTCCACGTCCGGTTGGTCATCTCCTATCTCGAGGTCCCCACCTCCGACGAGAGCCGGACGCAACCCGAAGCGGTCCGGGCACTCGCCGCCAAGTATCTGGCCCCGATGATCTGGTGA